The DNA window TTCGGTCTTGACTATCAGAATTCCGGCTGCGTCGTTTGCCGTCGCATTACCGGGAATGGTGACCGTTGTGGAGGCTTCGAAATCATGATGCTGGATTCGGCGGCCGATATAGGCCGGAGTTTTGCCGGAACGGCTGTCGATTGGAGAGCATGTGAGCGTAAGGCCGTTGCCTGTGACAGCCTGTTCGGCAGGACTTCCCCAGAGTGACATCCATTCCGGGCGGAGTGTGACTGATGAAAAATCATCGCTCCAGTTGAAGTTTCCGGAATTGACAGCCTGTTGTGTCCCTATGCCGGGATGTTTTACAGTCGAGGCGACAGTGTCGAGGTTCTGTGTGATATAAGGGAATCCGTCGCGACTCCATCTGACCGGCAGCATGAAGGTCTCGCGACCGAGCTGTTCAGACCCGTTCATCCACGGGCGGCATCCGAGAAATACAGCCCACCATTTGCCGTCGTTGTCCTGAAATATGTCGGCATGGCCTGTGCATGTCACCGGTGTGGTTCGGTTTGGTTTCTGCAGACGTTGTGTCAGCATCGGGTTGCGGCTCCAGCGGCGGTATGGCCCCCATACGTTGTCGGCCTTGTAGCACACTTCGGAATGACACCAGCTTGTGCCCCCTTCAGCGGCAAGAAGATAGTAATTGCCGTCGATTTTATAGATGTGTGCTCCTTCGTTTCGTTCGAGCTGTTCTTCAGGGCCGACACCTTCTTCGCGGAATTTGCGTGGCTCTCCGATTGTCTTGCCTGTTTTAGTGTCAAACTCAATGATTGCAAGCGCGCGGTTGTTGCTCCATTTTACAGGGCTGTGTTCCTCTGCCTTGTGGACAATGTAGGCTTTGCCGTTATCGTCAAAGAAAAAGGACGGGTCTATGCCGTCGACATCTTCGAGCACGACAGGTTCGCTCCAAGGTCCTCTGGGATCTTTGGCCGTCACATAGAAATTTATAGAGCCTTTCTTGGTGACGCATGTGGTTATTACATAGAAAGTGTCGTTTTGTGGATTATAGCTTATGGCCGGGGCGTAGATTCCTCCTTTTCCGAGCGACTGCCCTTCGAGCCAAGGGAGCTGGGAGGGACGGGAAAGCACATTGCCGGCCTGTGTCCATGTCACAAGGTCTGTCGAATGGTAGACAGGGACGCCGGGAAAATAACCGAATGTCGATGTGACAAGCCAATAGTCATTCCCTTTTTTAGCTACAGAGGGGTCTGAGGCCCATCCGCTTATGACGGGGTTGAAGTAGCCTCCGTCTGCCGGAAGTTTTGAAGGATTGTAATACTCGTCACGTCCGCTGTAATCGAAACGTTCGAAACGGGCTTTGGTCTGTGATGTGGCGTTGAACGCCATGGAAAACAACAATAATGCAGCTGCTATATTCTTCATCGATGGTGAATATGGTGAAATTCGAGGTTAATCGTCGCGCACAAATGGCTACAGTTTACAAAATTACTCAAAAAACGCCATACAATCATTCGAGTAAATAGAATAATTCTGCTTTACGATTGTGAATCAATCACAATTATTGTTAGAGAAGCGGCTGTGCAGGCCGGATATGGCCGACGACGTAATGATGGCTGCCGTATTACCGTTCAGTGGGCGGCTGTCGTGATGTTTGGCCGCAGACTTAGCTTGCCGGTGTAAACAGCCGAGGAAAATCTCCTTGAAATTGAGAATAAATGTGTAACTTTGCACTCAGATTCAATCATTATCACCTTAATATCCCTCTTCCCACATTATGCAGGAAAAGATTATTATTCTCGATTTCGGGTCGCAGACCACTCAGCTTATAGGGCGTAGAGTCCGCGAGCTCGGAGAGTATTGCGAGATTCTTCCTTACAACAAGTTCCCTTATGATGATCCGTCGGTTATCGGCGTGATTTTGTCGGGTTCGCCTTTCTCTGTCTATGACGACAAGGCGTTCAGAACCGAGCTTGACCGTCTGCGCGGTCATCTCCCTGTGCTCGGCATCTGCTATGGCGCTCAGTTCATCGCCTACACTTCGGGTGGCAGCGTCGAGCCTGCACCATCGCGTGAATACGGACGTGCGCATCTGACAAAGATTGACACGACAAGTCCGCTGTTCAAAAACATTCCGGTCGGGAGTCAGGTGTGGATGAGCCACGGCGACACCATCACTTCGATTCCTGAGGGATTCAAGACCATAGCTTCAACCGACAAGGTTGCTATCGCAGCCTATCAGGTGGAAGGCGAACAGACTTGGGGCGTGCAGTTCCATCCAGAGGTCTATCATTCGGAACATGGCACTCAGCTGCTCCGCAATTTTGTCGTGGACATCTGTGGCGGCAAGCAGGACTGGACAGCCGAATCGTTTATCGAAAGCACCGTTGCCCAGCTTAAAGAGCAGCTTGGCGACGATAAAGTTGTGCTTGGCCTTAGCGGCGGTGTCGACTCATCGGTGGCTGCCGTGCTTCTCAACCGTGCTATCGGCAAGAATCTCACCTGTATTTTCGTTGACCACGGAATGCTGCGTAAGAATGAATTCCGCAACGTGCTCCATGACTATGAGTGCCTTGGGCTGAACGTGGTCGGTGTTGATGCCTCAGAGAAGTTCTTCAGCGAGCTTGAAGGAGTGACAGAGCCTGAACGCAAGCGCAAGATTATCGGAAAGGGATTCATAGATGTGTTTGATGCCGAAGCTCATAAAATCAAGGATGTGAAATGGCTGGCGCAGGGAACAATCTATCCTGACTGTATCGAAAGCCTTTCGATCACCGGCACTACCATCAAGAGCCATCACAATGTGGGCGGACTTCCGGAAAAGATGAATCTGAAGCTTTGCGAGCCTTTGCGTCTGCTTTTCAAAGACGAGGTACGTGCAGTGGGTCGTCAGCTTGGAATGCCTGAGCATCTGATTAAGCGCCATCCATTCCCCGGGCCGGGACTTGCAGTGCGTATTCTCGGTGACATCACGCCGGAAAAGGTACGTATACTTCAGGATGCCGACGATATTTTTATTCAGGGTCTCCGCGACTGGGATCTTTACGATAAAGTATGGCAGGCGGGCGCAATCCTGCTTCCTGTTCAGAGTGTCGGTGTGATGGGCGACGAACGTACCTACGAGCGTGCAATCGCTCTGCGTGCGGTTACATCAACTGACGCGATGACAGCCGACTGGGCTCATCTCCCTTACGATTTCATGGCAAAGGTGAGCAACGATATCATCAATAAGGTGAAGGGAGTAAACCGTGTGTGCTACGACATCTCCTCAAAACCACCGGCCACAATCGAATGGGAGTGATAATTAGTTAATTTTCCAATATAATAGTTTTATGGCCATGATTTTGCTAAAGGAATCATGGCCATTGTTTTGTAAGGATGTCGGGATAGTCGCAAACAGGGCATGTTTGTAATGCAAAGTCGTATATCGGAAGTCAGAGAAAAAAGGTGCGATTATATGGATGAAGATTGTAAAATGTTGCAATAATTATAATTTGTAACATTTTTGTAATTATTGTTATGGTGTTTAACGTATTGATTAATAGAGGTGTATCTATTTTGTAACAGAAATGACATTGAATTAATATATTTTTACATAAAGAATCTTGACAGCGTCGATTTTCGTTGTAATTTTGAAGTGTCAAACAAAAACAGACATCACAAAAGACCTATTAAATATATTCTTCTTCAAGAAATACAAGCAAGTTTAACACATTTAAACACAACGATTATGGGAACTCAGGAATTTCAGAACAAGCTGATGAGCCTTCAAGGCAATCTTCTTAATTTTGCCTATATGCTCACCTCTAACCGAGACAATGCTTATGATCTGCTACAGGACACCACCCTGAAAGCCCTTGACAATGAAAGCAAATATGTTGATAACACCAACTTCAAAGGCTGGGTTTTCACCATCATGCGCAACATTTTCATCAACAACTACCGTCGCGTGGCCCGTTCGGCTACCGTGATTGACCAGACTGAAGATCTCTATCATCTGAATCTTTCTCAGGATTCCGGTCTTGAGACTCCCGAAGGTGCTTTCGGGGCAAACGAGATTTCAGATGCTATCAACGAATTTCCCGACGAATACCGTATTCCGTTCTCAATGCACATAGCCGGCTATAAGTACAATGAAATCGCTGAGAAAATGAATCTCCCCCTCGGCACTGTCAAGAGCCGCATTTTCTTCGCGCGCAAAAAACTTCAGACGCGTTTCGCCGACTATCGTTGAGCTTATACAAAGAATATATGGGTTTCCCGTAGAGATACGGTTTCAAATAAGATGTAAAAAAGACTGTTTTAGACTTGAATGTATTAAGGTATTGATTCTAAATAATTTGAATGATAAATAAGATAATAATAAATAAGATTGTTTCATGTTAAGGTATTGGTAATCTATACACTATTAAAACCACACGACTTATACATTGCAGCCTCGGAGATGTGACTTCTCCGAGGCTGTATGCTTTTTTAGCCCCGGGTTTTATTCGGGGCTTGTGTTAAGTGTCTATGCGTTTTTTATGAAGTCGACAATCCATTGGCCGACAGTGTCTGTGCCGTATGTCGCGCCGCCTTCAACCTGTATTTCAGGAGTGCGGACGTTGGCGTCGAGC is part of the Duncaniella dubosii genome and encodes:
- the guaA gene encoding glutamine-hydrolyzing GMP synthase; this encodes MQEKIIILDFGSQTTQLIGRRVRELGEYCEILPYNKFPYDDPSVIGVILSGSPFSVYDDKAFRTELDRLRGHLPVLGICYGAQFIAYTSGGSVEPAPSREYGRAHLTKIDTTSPLFKNIPVGSQVWMSHGDTITSIPEGFKTIASTDKVAIAAYQVEGEQTWGVQFHPEVYHSEHGTQLLRNFVVDICGGKQDWTAESFIESTVAQLKEQLGDDKVVLGLSGGVDSSVAAVLLNRAIGKNLTCIFVDHGMLRKNEFRNVLHDYECLGLNVVGVDASEKFFSELEGVTEPERKRKIIGKGFIDVFDAEAHKIKDVKWLAQGTIYPDCIESLSITGTTIKSHHNVGGLPEKMNLKLCEPLRLLFKDEVRAVGRQLGMPEHLIKRHPFPGPGLAVRILGDITPEKVRILQDADDIFIQGLRDWDLYDKVWQAGAILLPVQSVGVMGDERTYERAIALRAVTSTDAMTADWAHLPYDFMAKVSNDIINKVKGVNRVCYDISSKPPATIEWE
- a CDS encoding glycoside hydrolase family 43 protein, yielding MKNIAAALLLFSMAFNATSQTKARFERFDYSGRDEYYNPSKLPADGGYFNPVISGWASDPSVAKKGNDYWLVTSTFGYFPGVPVYHSTDLVTWTQAGNVLSRPSQLPWLEGQSLGKGGIYAPAISYNPQNDTFYVITTCVTKKGSINFYVTAKDPRGPWSEPVVLEDVDGIDPSFFFDDNGKAYIVHKAEEHSPVKWSNNRALAIIEFDTKTGKTIGEPRKFREEGVGPEEQLERNEGAHIYKIDGNYYLLAAEGGTSWCHSEVCYKADNVWGPYRRWSRNPMLTQRLQKPNRTTPVTCTGHADIFQDNDGKWWAVFLGCRPWMNGSEQLGRETFMLPVRWSRDGFPYITQNLDTVASTVKHPGIGTQQAVNSGNFNWSDDFSSVTLRPEWMSLWGSPAEQAVTGNGLTLTCSPIDSRSGKTPAYIGRRIQHHDFEASTTVTIPGNATANDAAGILIVKTEQRQIFFAVSPGHIRLMQPGGKILSETNADTAGKPVGLKVICKDGKYTFDFRIADGQIHTLASGISASFTSSSAGGFTGTTIGLFATSADF
- a CDS encoding RNA polymerase sigma factor, yielding MGTQEFQNKLMSLQGNLLNFAYMLTSNRDNAYDLLQDTTLKALDNESKYVDNTNFKGWVFTIMRNIFINNYRRVARSATVIDQTEDLYHLNLSQDSGLETPEGAFGANEISDAINEFPDEYRIPFSMHIAGYKYNEIAEKMNLPLGTVKSRIFFARKKLQTRFADYR